The Lutzomyia longipalpis isolate SR_M1_2022 chromosome 2, ASM2433408v1 DNA window ataattttaaaaatatagtcatacttgcaatatttttcatagacACGCTAAAGTACAAAAAAGCGCGATAAATAAGCAACTTTCCCACCTTATGGATCTCTTTTATGCCATTCAAGTTCTCCTCGTAATTAAagctttaagatttttcattctcttatcagttgtttttcttcagtaaaatttaattaattattacatAGAAATTATGCGACGAAACGAGAAAATTATGGTAAGAAATAATGATATTTCTTgctttctattttaatttaattaatagtagatttagatttttttttcttctttaaaatagTTTACTGCTGATTCTGCGATCGAGATTCAAACATTGCTGTCACgtcttttattgaaaattgggGTGAACATTTCTCTCGTCTGtggatagaaaaataattaaataaaattatttcatttaaaaaataaatatatttataagaaaattatactttctgctttattttattgaaattaaaaatatttttaacgacAAAGGGTtattatctgaatgaaaaatatttcaatcatTGAAACAGCTAATTATTTTAGGgataaaaaatccatttttgattttttttcatagagcCGAAAGctaagggaaaatttttatataaaaagagaaaaaaaatttaatactcACTGATTAAAATTTGTGGGACTCCTCTGGGTTTCTCTGTCCCGGAAATCATCACACTTGGCTACCCTTAGGCCGGTTTCTTTGCCACTTAGTCGCTGATTGAGGCCACAATCGAGGGATGATGCCCCATCATTGCGACGGATTCGTCGCGTGAGTGATGACGAATAGATAAATTCCTCACTGCGATTCTTCTCATCGCGCCCAGTTGGGATTTCTCCGCGTGATTTTGAGCGCACCCGGAAGCTGTCGTCGTTCTCCTTTGTCTCACGTAATTCGGATTTTGATTTGGATTTCGCATGACTATCCCGTTCGAGAGATTTGAAGGATTCACTGCGAAATTTCTCACTCAGCTGCAAACGACGTTCCTCCTTTATCTTCTCAATGCGCTCCCGGTCGAGTTTGTAGCTCCCAAGGACGCGCATTGAAACATTGAAGCGATCTTCGGTGCACGGGAGATTGGTGAAGTTGTTCTGAATGAGAGAGATTCGATTTTCCGTTGTGggagttatttttatttcctgcGTCGGCTCTTCGGGGGCTTCCTCGCTGAGCTTATTGAGATCAATCTTTAGCTTATTCTTGCAGATCTCCTCATTGGTTGTAGTGAGATCGGGAAGTTTCTTCGGCGGATTGAGACTCTTGGGACGTGTAAATTCCAAACTTTTTCGCCTCTGATTCTCCTGCGTGGTCACTTCGGGAATCTGCTGGGAACTTCTATTGCGAAACTTCTCCGTCAATTTGGGTGTTGGTCCAAATTCCCACACAAAAGCATTCTCATCGAGACTCCGGGTGACCTTGAGAGTCTCCACAAGGGGTTTACTAATGTGATTCTTCAGGGGACTCTTTGTGCGTGCCTTGGAGAAGTCAAATGGGGGTTGATTCTCAATGGGACTAGTTTCAAATTTTGTTGCTAGCTGCTTAACAAGGTAATTATTGGGCTTCTTATTCTCCTTCTTCGTCTCTTGGGGTGCTTCTTCACCTGTACACTCCATGAGGAGATTCCCAGCTTCTACTTTGATATTCTCATACACCATCGGCGGCTTCTTCATCTCAACATTCTCATAAAGGGACAAATTACTATCAAATTCCAAACTATCTTTTATATCGTAATCATGATCATCCGTTAGGGGCATTGGGTCATCATTTTCCGGCGTTACTTGCCCACTGTCCGTCTTCTCCTCAGtcttttcatcattttgaCTAATAATCTTCATATCTATGTCAGGTACAATTTGTTGTTCCTCTTTCACAATAACCTCACCGATGGAATTGGGGGAGTCATCATCCTCCCCGCCAATGAGGTTGTTTGCCTCATCGAAAATTTGATTCACCTCCGAGACGGCActcttgaagaatttaacCGTCTGGTATACATCCAAATCTGTCTCTAGGACATTCGGCACCTTCTCCCCGCTAAATTCAATCTTTTCATACGACCCATTGTCCCCCTGATCGAGCTTCTCTAAGCTTGGCGCCTTCTTTATGGGCGACTTCAAGTTGTACGTAATACTTATTGTCGATTTTATTGGTGTCTTCTTATCATCCGGAGACTTGAGCGGTCTTGGTGATACATCCGGTGTCCCCGCATCTTGTCCACGGTTTAACTGTTGGTAGTCAAAGTCACTCGGAGTCATCGATGGGCTCGTATTCTCCGAGGTTTGTGTGAAATTCGGAGTATTTGGCGTGGATGGGTGATGCAGCTTTGTTGCATCCACATCCATCTGAACACTTGGTGGTTCCAATTCCAATGAGAACTTCCTCTTTAGCGCCAAAATATCCACCGTTTTTATCTGCAAAGAATCACAAACTTATTAAAACATCAACATCGCACATGTTGCACCTTTTTAACATTCAGCCAACATTTCTCAGAGTTTGCGAGACATTATGCTAATGAAACCTGCTTAATCTTTTTACTTAAACACAAAATCTTGTGCAAAATTAAACCATCAATTTTTCATGTAGACACCAACATGGTCCATTAAGATAAAAGAAGCTTCGCATGATAGTGccatttcaatataaaatcaatcaatttggaGAGAAAGTCCGCGTGCATGCATTTGGCTAAAGTGCAGCAATTTGTGGTCGATTTTGCGACACATGGCTataaatttaacataaaaattttcccgaTGATCtataaaattctcataaatattACCCATTAATTGAGCTACTAAATGACCCATTACTTTCCACTTTGTGCCTTTGCTACAGCGCAAAATgcatcaatattttgcatatcgtTTAACAAGATTAAAAGGCTGATTAAGCTGTACTAAAAGCataagaaacaaaaataaataaaaataaaacgaaaggTGCGATTTTCAAAGTGCGAAAGCATcacatgaaaaagaaattaaaaggcAATGAACAAGGGGTccttatctggcgaatatttaggaatttataccgaattatttacaaaatcgTACAATTATTCTTTAGATGAGTTTTGAGTAATATAGCGAATTTTCTagtataattttcttttgtatcgTCGGGCACTACACGaatgaaatgtaatttaaatgagagaaaaaagtataaaagcGCCCGAttcactatccagcgaatgttaacctgctcatagagtgagtacccttagattggcggtaactgtaacgcCACCCCTTGGCGACGGTTTTCTGCCCCccaggttacaaaccctcaaataggcgAGAGAGCATAAGAATCCCCAAGAGaatgtaggagagcactgagcAAATAATTAGATGAGAGAATAGTAAAGAGTGCTGATGAGTGTAGAGTTGGTCGGAGCTCAGCCTTGGTCGCGGGTGGCTGCAAGCTAAAAGTGTTCTGTTAGTTAAAGTGAGGCGAGGGTGGAGGTTACTGGGGGAGTTGACCAGAGCCCCCTATTCAGGGCGCCACATTCGTTAATACGAATTAACGTTTCATACGTTAATTAGAAGTTtcgacaatttatttaaattgtatttctttcattaaaattgtatttctttGATTCAAATCGCTTCAATTTCTTGACtttattgatgatttttcctgatttattttaatcttctgactaattaagcaaaatgctttaaagcctaaaatagaaaatgttgAGCCTGAAATTTTTGCCGTGAATCTGTGCGAGTCTTGTGTGAGTCTCAATATTTTGTGTGAATCCTATGAAATATCACTGAATCTCTTGAAATTTCTTCAGTGAATCGACTTTTAAGGCTTTTGAGAAGGCCTGGTAATTACTTTAATCCTATTCCTGCGTGTAAAAGctggaataatttaaattaaaatgaaaaaaaaactcacctctTTGAGAGAAGTCTTCTCATTCTGTGTGGAATTGTCTTTTGTGGTGGATGATGAGAGGTCCACATCGTacatgggggtggtggtgatgGAGCTGCTGTTGTCGGAAGTTTCGCTCACGAGGAGAGAATACCTGGGGCTATGGTGGGACGATGGTGGGGTGACAACGGTGAGATTCTTGCTCATCTCCTCGGgggcatttttcttttccaccgTCATCCCAGGAAGTTGCTCCGTCTTCTCTTCCGATTTGTCTTTGAGTGCCTCAGCGAAAGCACCAAATTTCACGCTCTTCACATTACCGGGATAGCTGAAGCGCCCCTCGTACTTCCCAAAGGGGCTCTTGCTCTCATACTGTGGATAGCTAAAACGATTGGCTGTACCGAGAACCATTGGGGAGTCCACGAGGAAGTCATCGAGGGTTGTTACAGTTGTGGTGGGTGTTGGGGTTTCTGCTGGGGATTCCGCCACATCGGGTGGATTGTGGATTTGTGCACTTGTGAATTGCGTTCCATGCTCTGGGGTGCTGCAGTCAATGAACTGAATATCTGACAGTTGGTCCTCGAGTTTGTACCTCTTGCACGAGCTCTCGTCACTACCACCACTCGGGCTGGTCCACGTATTTGGACTCTGGCAGTTCAAACGTGGCTGTTTCTTCGGACTCGGATTCACGCTGTTTGTTGTACTCGTGAATTCCTCTGGTCGTGCTCGTAGCACACGACGTACCGAAGATACGGTGGTAGGTTCCTTGGCCACCTTGGGGCTACTCACGAGACTCTCACTCTCGGAGAAGATTCGCATTTCTGGTTCTTCGCGATCAAAATTCAACCCCAATTCTGAGAGCTCTCGCGACGGGCAGGCTACAATGCCACGAAGTGGAGATTGAAGAAGATCAAAATAGGAATCATGGGAGACTGAACGACTGTGTCCTGTTGTCCGGAGACTATCAACGGAATTTGAGCGGATGCAAATGTCCATCGTCATGGGCTTCCTATCACAAATTTCAACTGCTGCGTGGGAGAATGATTATATGTTGGTAATTAAAGTCTaatttaaatgtcaaatagTCTTCATTACGAAATACCTTTACTTATTGAGGATTTCTCCTCTAGTGGTGTCACAGGATCTGGTGATGTGATCGTCTTCAGGTCATCTTCATCCTGTGATGGAGTTAGAATAACACGAATATCCTTGGCTGTTGGGGCATTTGTATTGCCATTGGATTGTCTGGGTGTTCTGCTGAAAATGGATTTCCACGAGTGGGTCTTTCTCTTTTGCCAGCTcctaaaagtgaaaatgaaaaaccaAATGGGATTGTAGGAAGAGtctgaaaatcatttaagaagCCTCAACGGATTTCTAACGAACCTTGGAACAGGCAGAACTGTGTGATACTTGTCGGGAAGACTACTTGGCCCGCCTCCCACCTCAATGTAGGACGTGCATCCGGAATGTGGGGAATTGATGGAGATAGTTTTGTCCATGGCATCAATGCGATTCTGGCGAATCTGTGCCTCCTCCAGGCTGATTAGCTTTGTACCTCCACTCACATTGAGGCTCTTGGGTCGTTCAATTGACAGTGAATCGTGATCCCGACCAAATTCCAAGCTACCGCCTTCACCTGAACTCCTACTGTGCGTGGAATCATCAGTGCTATGCGGCGAGAATTCCACGTTAGCATTG harbors:
- the LOC129789528 gene encoding GTPase-activating protein CdGAPr isoform X1 — protein: MAEKVGNECEVGCDIAGELNSIMNSSQISNASSADGQSKASLGIVHSVPGSCRFPKLEECAHFHYERVQLAPIDVRLVEEKSEILSGGTSSSGQGNKCGNFWFLLRVTARESEAFLIKRSLENLEMLDEMFHQCVYNRQVSGLPCIQEIEEGQSEKEIECLVADYFRRFSSIAPDSMTCGPVLTWFQLDNKGRRLPIADTDMRNSINTPAVGAAYGVRKYVSQACDEISIEVGDMISVIDMPSPAESIWWRGKKSHTQKSQYEVGFFPQNCVATIGEKIPRHMPLPAPLVGSLALSPTKPVLRKHGKLIAFFRSFILSRPSRRRLKASGIYKERVFSCDLSEHLLNSGQDIPMVLKCCAEFIEEYGIVDGIYRLSGITSNIQKLRRAFDEERIPDLQQSDIKQDIHAVSSLLKMYFRELPNPLCTYQLYDKFVEAIQSPEEGENKLKIMRKTVQKLPPPHYRTLKYLAMHLHNISRHCDRTGMTDRNLAIVWAPNLLRSPSLESGGVAALRGVGVQAVVTEYLITNSELIFNANVEFSPHSTDDSTHSRSSGEGGSLEFGRDHDSLSIERPKSLNVSGGTKLISLEEAQIRQNRIDAMDKTISINSPHSGCTSYIEVGGGPSSLPDKYHTVLPVPRSWQKRKTHSWKSIFSRTPRQSNGNTNAPTAKDIRVILTPSQDEDDLKTITSPDPVTPLEEKSSISKAVEICDRKPMTMDICIRSNSVDSLRTTGHSRSVSHDSYFDLLQSPLRGIVACPSRELSELGLNFDREEPEMRIFSESESLVSSPKVAKEPTTVSSVRRVLRARPEEFTSTTNSVNPSPKKQPRLNCQSPNTWTSPSGGSDESSCKRYKLEDQLSDIQFIDCSTPEHGTQFTSAQIHNPPDVAESPAETPTPTTTVTTLDDFLVDSPMVLGTANRFSYPQYESKSPFGKYEGRFSYPGNVKSVKFGAFAEALKDKSEEKTEQLPGMTVEKKNAPEEMSKNLTVVTPPSSHHSPRYSLLVSETSDNSSSITTTPMYDVDLSSSTTKDNSTQNEKTSLKEIKTVDILALKRKFSLELEPPSVQMDVDATKLHHPSTPNTPNFTQTSENTSPSMTPSDFDYQQLNRGQDAGTPDVSPRPLKSPDDKKTPIKSTISITYNLKSPIKKAPSLEKLDQGDNGSYEKIEFSGEKVPNVLETDLDVYQTVKFFKSAVSEVNQIFDEANNLIGGEDDDSPNSIGEVIVKEEQQIVPDIDMKIISQNDEKTEEKTDSGQVTPENDDPMPLTDDHDYDIKDSLEFDSNLSLYENVEMKKPPMVYENIKVEAGNLLMECTGEEAPQETKKENKKPNNYLVKQLATKFETSPIENQPPFDFSKARTKSPLKNHISKPLVETLKVTRSLDENAFVWEFGPTPKLTEKFRNRSSQQIPEVTTQENQRRKSLEFTRPKSLNPPKKLPDLTTTNEEICKNKLKIDLNKLSEEAPEEPTQEIKITPTTENRISLIQNNFTNLPCTEDRFNVSMRVLGSYKLDRERIEKIKEERRLQLSEKFRSESFKSLERDSHAKSKSKSELRETKENDDSFRVRSKSRGEIPTGRDEKNRSEEFIYSSSLTRRIRRNDGASSLDCGLNQRLSGKETGLRVAKCDDFRDRETQRSPTNFNQREKCSPQFSIKDVTAMFESRSQNQQ
- the LOC129789528 gene encoding GTPase-activating protein CdGAPr isoform X2; the encoded protein is MAEKVGNECEVGCDIAGELNSIMNSSQISNASSADGQSKASLGIVHSVPGSCRFPKLEECAHFHYERVQLAPIDVRLVEEKSEILSGGTSSSGQGNKCGNFWFLLRVTARESEAFLIKRSLENLEMLDEMFHQCVYNRQVSGLPCIQEIEEGQSEKEIECLVADYFRRFSSIAPDSMTCGPVLTWFQLDNKGRRLPIADTDMRNSINTPAVGAAYGVRKYVSQACDEISIEVGDMISVIDMPSPAESIWWRGKKSHTQKSQYEVGFFPQNCVATIGEKIPRHMPLPAPLVGSLALSPTKPVLRKHGKLIAFFRSFILSRPSRRRLKASGIYKERVFSCDLSEHLLNSGQDIPMVLKCCAEFIEEYGIVDGIYRLSGITSNIQKLRRAFDEERIPDLQQSDIKQDIHAVSSLLKMYFRELPNPLCTYQLYDKFVEAIQSPEEGENKLKIMRKTVQKLPPPHYRTLKYLAMHLHNISRHCDRTGMTDRNLAIVWAPNLLRSPSLESGGVAALRGVGVQAVVTEYLITNSELIFNANVEFSPHSTDDSTHSRSSGEGGSLEFGRDHDSLSIERPKSLNVSGGTKLISLEEAQIRQNRIDAMDKTISINSPHSGCTSYIEVGGGPSSLPDKYHTVLPVPRSWQKRKTHSWKSIFSRTPRQSNGNTNAPTAKDIRVILTPSQDEDDLKTITSPDPVTPLEEKSSISKVEICDRKPMTMDICIRSNSVDSLRTTGHSRSVSHDSYFDLLQSPLRGIVACPSRELSELGLNFDREEPEMRIFSESESLVSSPKVAKEPTTVSSVRRVLRARPEEFTSTTNSVNPSPKKQPRLNCQSPNTWTSPSGGSDESSCKRYKLEDQLSDIQFIDCSTPEHGTQFTSAQIHNPPDVAESPAETPTPTTTVTTLDDFLVDSPMVLGTANRFSYPQYESKSPFGKYEGRFSYPGNVKSVKFGAFAEALKDKSEEKTEQLPGMTVEKKNAPEEMSKNLTVVTPPSSHHSPRYSLLVSETSDNSSSITTTPMYDVDLSSSTTKDNSTQNEKTSLKEIKTVDILALKRKFSLELEPPSVQMDVDATKLHHPSTPNTPNFTQTSENTSPSMTPSDFDYQQLNRGQDAGTPDVSPRPLKSPDDKKTPIKSTISITYNLKSPIKKAPSLEKLDQGDNGSYEKIEFSGEKVPNVLETDLDVYQTVKFFKSAVSEVNQIFDEANNLIGGEDDDSPNSIGEVIVKEEQQIVPDIDMKIISQNDEKTEEKTDSGQVTPENDDPMPLTDDHDYDIKDSLEFDSNLSLYENVEMKKPPMVYENIKVEAGNLLMECTGEEAPQETKKENKKPNNYLVKQLATKFETSPIENQPPFDFSKARTKSPLKNHISKPLVETLKVTRSLDENAFVWEFGPTPKLTEKFRNRSSQQIPEVTTQENQRRKSLEFTRPKSLNPPKKLPDLTTTNEEICKNKLKIDLNKLSEEAPEEPTQEIKITPTTENRISLIQNNFTNLPCTEDRFNVSMRVLGSYKLDRERIEKIKEERRLQLSEKFRSESFKSLERDSHAKSKSKSELRETKENDDSFRVRSKSRGEIPTGRDEKNRSEEFIYSSSLTRRIRRNDGASSLDCGLNQRLSGKETGLRVAKCDDFRDRETQRSPTNFNQREKCSPQFSIKDVTAMFESRSQNQQ